From Enoplosus armatus isolate fEnoArm2 chromosome 23, fEnoArm2.hap1, whole genome shotgun sequence, a single genomic window includes:
- the adissp gene encoding adipose-secreted signaling protein: MAAAKKSCAKAGGVRFSEEPPAAGAPSHVHFDEKLHDSVVMVTPEDDGNFMVKVGFLKTQHRYEIVFTLPEVPALGKDVCPAPVPSPHLRITDITPAPEGGMKVTCEYMAQEEGVLCEEVLLLSETNEDVSVKVKVHARVMDRHHGTPMLLEGVRCIGVELEYDSEQSDWQGFD, from the exons ATGGCTGCTGCTAAGAAGa GTTGTGCGAAGGCAGGAGGCGTGCGCTTCTCAGAGGAACCCCCCGCTGCCGGTGCCCCATCACATGTTCACTTCGATGAAAAGCTGCATGACTCCGTCGTCATGGTGACTCCGGAGGATGACGGCAACTTCATGGTCAAG GTCGGCTTCCTAAAGACGCAGCACCGGTATGAAATAGTGTTCACCTTGCCCGAGGTCCCAGCTCTGGGGAAGGATGTGTGTCCGGCACCAGTACCCAGTCCACACCTCCGGATCACTGATATCACACCCGCACCAGAGG gaGGTATGAAGGTGACGTGCGAGTACATGGCCCAGGAGGAGGGAGTCCTGTGTgaggaggtgctgctgctgagcgaGACCAACGAGGACGTCAGTGTTAAAGTCAAAGTTCACGCCAGAGTCATGG ATCGTCACCACGGTACACCAATGCTGCTGGAGGGAGTCCGCTGTATCGGAGTGGAGTTGGAGTACGACTCTGAACAGAGCGACTGGCAAGGATTTGACTGA